A single region of the Chloroflexi bacterium ADurb.Bin180 genome encodes:
- the ysdC_4 gene encoding putative aminopeptidase YsdC — protein sequence MQIKEFLKQITEASGVSGYEAPVRELVRAEFAAYADEVRTDTMGSLIALKKGNRPTGTPRRSIMLAGHMDEIGLVVTKLEKGYLRFSTVGGFDLRVLLGQEVVVHGRRDLPGIIGTRPPHVLSPEEREQVVPLDRLFIDVGLTEAELGANVRVGDIVTLRREFTELAGGLVAGKAFDDRAAVACIDLCLQYLAGLKHTWDVYAVATVQEEVGVKGALTSTFGINPDAGVALDVGHGNMLGVPEVDTVNVGGGPAIGFGPNIHPVLYEQLTAAAAKYEIAQQMDPIPGPSGTDAWAMQVVREGIPTALISIPLRYMHTTVETLSLKDLERIGRLLALFIAGLTEESARELGLPPAARDK from the coding sequence GTGCAAATCAAGGAGTTCCTGAAGCAGATCACCGAGGCCAGTGGAGTCTCTGGTTATGAGGCGCCGGTTCGTGAGCTGGTGCGGGCTGAATTCGCAGCCTATGCCGACGAGGTGCGCACCGATACCATGGGCAGCCTGATTGCTCTGAAGAAGGGCAACCGGCCCACCGGTACGCCACGGCGCAGCATTATGCTGGCGGGGCACATGGATGAGATTGGCCTTGTGGTCACCAAACTGGAAAAGGGCTACCTGCGCTTTTCAACTGTGGGTGGCTTTGACCTGCGGGTCCTGCTCGGCCAGGAAGTGGTGGTCCACGGGCGGCGCGACCTGCCTGGAATCATCGGCACCAGGCCTCCGCACGTGCTGTCGCCGGAGGAGCGAGAGCAGGTGGTGCCTCTGGACCGCCTGTTCATCGACGTGGGCCTCACGGAGGCGGAACTGGGCGCAAACGTTCGCGTTGGCGATATCGTGACGCTGCGGCGCGAGTTCACCGAGCTCGCCGGTGGTCTGGTGGCGGGCAAGGCCTTTGATGACCGTGCGGCGGTGGCCTGCATCGACCTGTGTCTGCAGTACCTGGCCGGGCTGAAACACACCTGGGACGTGTATGCCGTGGCCACGGTGCAAGAGGAAGTGGGCGTGAAGGGAGCTCTCACCAGCACTTTTGGCATCAACCCCGACGCTGGCGTGGCCCTTGACGTTGGCCACGGCAACATGCTGGGTGTGCCGGAGGTGGACACGGTGAACGTAGGCGGGGGCCCGGCCATTGGCTTTGGGCCCAACATCCACCCCGTGCTTTACGAGCAGCTAACGGCGGCGGCGGCCAAGTACGAGATCGCCCAGCAGATGGACCCCATCCCGGGTCCAAGTGGAACCGATGCCTGGGCGATGCAGGTTGTTCGCGAAGGCATTCCGACAGCTCTGATTTCCATTCCGCTGCGGTACATGCACACGACCGTCGAGACGCTCTCGCTCAAAGACCTGGAGCGGATCGGTCGACTGCTGGCACTGTTCATTGCCGGCCTGACCGAGGAATCGGCCAGGGAGCTGGGGCTGCCGCCGGCAGCCAGGGACAAGTGA
- the ysdC_2 gene encoding putative aminopeptidase YsdC, with translation MKELIAELTEAWGPSGYEDAVRKIIAKHIAGYADDVRTDALGNLIALKQGKPKKGIEKRRIMLAAHMDEIGVIVSHIDEKGFMRFAPVGGVFPPTLLGSRVVFADGAIGVIGRERVERPDEAPRMDKMFIDAGAADKKRSGRKVGDVASFTRPFVDVGQRLVAKAMDDRIGCAILVQVLQELKTTPHDVYFVFTAQEEVGCRGATTSAFGVEPEIAVAVDVTPTGDTPEAAPMAVELGAGPAIKVKDRGMLAHVGVKNWMADTAERLKLPYQFEVLEAGSTDAMAIQTSRAGVASGVLSVPTRYVHTPSEMVDYDDVQNSVKLLLGMVTAAVKL, from the coding sequence GTGAAGGAACTGATCGCCGAGCTGACTGAAGCATGGGGGCCCTCTGGTTATGAAGACGCGGTACGCAAGATCATTGCCAAGCACATCGCCGGCTATGCCGATGATGTCCGCACGGACGCCCTGGGCAACCTCATCGCCTTGAAGCAGGGCAAGCCCAAGAAGGGCATCGAGAAGCGTCGCATCATGCTGGCGGCGCATATGGATGAGATCGGCGTCATCGTCAGCCATATTGACGAGAAGGGCTTTATGCGTTTCGCGCCGGTCGGCGGAGTGTTCCCCCCGACCTTGCTCGGCAGCCGGGTGGTGTTCGCTGACGGTGCCATCGGCGTGATTGGGCGTGAGCGCGTGGAGAGGCCGGATGAGGCGCCACGGATGGACAAGATGTTCATCGACGCGGGGGCGGCGGACAAGAAGCGGTCGGGGCGAAAGGTAGGCGACGTTGCTTCATTCACCCGCCCGTTCGTCGACGTCGGCCAGCGTCTGGTCGCCAAGGCGATGGATGACCGTATCGGCTGCGCCATCCTGGTGCAGGTTCTGCAGGAACTCAAGACGACTCCTCACGACGTGTACTTTGTCTTTACTGCGCAGGAGGAGGTGGGCTGCCGCGGAGCGACCACCTCGGCGTTTGGCGTCGAGCCGGAGATTGCTGTGGCGGTGGACGTGACGCCGACTGGCGATACACCAGAAGCGGCACCAATGGCGGTGGAGCTGGGCGCTGGTCCGGCGATCAAGGTGAAGGACCGCGGCATGCTGGCGCACGTGGGCGTCAAGAACTGGATGGCGGACACCGCAGAGCGGCTCAAGTTGCCCTACCAGTTCGAGGTCCTCGAGGCTGGCTCGACGGACGCTATGGCCATACAGACCTCTCGCGCCGGCGTCGCCTCGGGCGTACTGTCCGTTCCGACCCGCTATGTGCATACCCCCTCCGAGATGGTGGACTATGACGACGTTCAGAACTCGGTCAAGCTGCTGCTAGGGATGGTCACGGCTGCGGTCAAGCTCTAG
- a CDS encoding TGF-beta propeptide, which translates to MSSSLSMKGKQSSLRLCFLLLSFWVMLVSLSLLWSPAGAASPASGQSQGTQKHAAYVALAMRHGAIESLPDRPSEPTATATPTATTTATATPTPTASATCTPTATPTPSSTPSATSSPTATLPPTPSMTSTASATLTSTPSPTSTSTWTPTATPSVTSTETATPTSEPTRSPEKQAYQQDVNGYQGAQDTTLYQFDADNTYLYTVDPLKVGEKQRLASLLRFDLSSIPPDARITSAVLELYTVGWSAPGEGVTVGAYAITRTTVLDEATWLTAQVGEPWGLPGCNSTTTDRRPLPEATVLVKEIGRWYRLNLTSLVQSWTERSLPNNGLLLRAPQDALNIQIFFFASAEHRDRTLRPRLLVDYGFGPVPQPGPTEVGTRRPTATPVASPTATITPTPAPGVENTITIQQGPGQSCEDTYLYKYAPSTNYCMTDTLVVGFRQQYVSALRFDLSPIPKGATITRARLQVYAIGWSGQDTTLGTYVISRTVNLCEATWEESSAGRPWGAPGCSDTWSDREQLLTAAVRTSGVSRWYDMDITRAVRKWVSGEVDNNGLLLVTSYPSFVGTLRLASSQYGNTALRPRLVVSYVTGVPTPTPRAEPNLVIGHITDVHIGRNDACTVQLQSVTGLISQQADVLIDTGDCTENGSEAETLAYREHMQANMTIPWLVTPGNHDTPDTFQRYVGPLNWWRDAGGYRLIGIDSEAINRYPYDPGAMNALDAALTLDKPCIVFGHFPLDSDGYSPETSRRLRDRFAAYRVVLYVAGHWHTNSFTIDPSTGTRLLVGHWACGGHYRLIRLVGNTVQVELYQLGGVGLEACGVSEDGENTSWIVRTENQLALADLP; encoded by the coding sequence ATGAGCTCGAGTCTCTCGATGAAGGGCAAGCAGTCGTCACTCCGGCTGTGCTTTCTGTTGCTGTCGTTCTGGGTGATGCTGGTGTCTCTGTCACTGCTGTGGAGCCCGGCCGGTGCCGCTTCGCCAGCCAGTGGGCAGAGCCAGGGCACCCAGAAGCATGCGGCTTACGTGGCTCTGGCCATGCGGCACGGCGCAATCGAATCCCTGCCCGACCGTCCGTCTGAACCGACCGCGACGGCAACCCCTACAGCCACCACTACCGCGACCGCTACGCCAACACCTACGGCAAGCGCCACCTGTACGCCTACGGCGACGCCTACTCCCTCGAGCACACCCAGCGCCACGAGCTCGCCGACGGCCACCCTGCCGCCGACGCCCAGCATGACCAGCACTGCCTCGGCAACGCTGACTTCAACTCCAAGCCCAACCTCGACCAGCACGTGGACGCCAACTGCAACCCCGAGCGTGACCAGCACCGAGACGGCCACACCCACTTCCGAGCCGACGCGCTCACCGGAAAAGCAAGCATATCAGCAGGACGTGAATGGTTATCAGGGCGCGCAGGACACCACGCTCTACCAGTTCGATGCTGACAACACCTACCTGTACACAGTCGACCCGCTCAAGGTAGGCGAGAAGCAGCGCCTGGCATCCCTCTTGCGCTTTGATCTCAGTTCTATTCCACCCGATGCGCGCATCACCTCGGCCGTTCTCGAGCTCTATACCGTTGGCTGGAGTGCTCCCGGCGAGGGAGTCACCGTGGGTGCCTACGCCATCACTCGTACTACCGTCCTGGACGAAGCTACCTGGCTCACGGCGCAGGTGGGTGAGCCCTGGGGATTGCCCGGGTGCAACAGCACCACCACGGACCGTCGCCCCCTGCCCGAAGCCACTGTGCTGGTGAAGGAGATCGGCCGCTGGTACAGGCTCAACCTTACGTCGCTCGTTCAGAGCTGGACAGAGCGTTCTCTGCCCAACAACGGTCTGCTGCTGCGCGCACCTCAGGATGCGCTCAATATCCAGATCTTTTTCTTTGCCAGTGCAGAGCACCGGGACAGAACGTTGCGGCCTCGACTGCTGGTCGACTATGGCTTTGGTCCCGTGCCACAGCCCGGTCCGACTGAGGTAGGAACACGGCGGCCTACTGCCACACCCGTGGCCAGCCCAACCGCCACGATCACGCCTACGCCGGCACCGGGCGTCGAGAACACCATCACTATCCAGCAGGGGCCGGGCCAGAGCTGCGAAGATACCTATCTCTACAAGTACGCACCCAGCACCAATTACTGTATGACCGACACGCTGGTGGTCGGTTTTCGGCAGCAGTATGTGTCAGCGCTTCGTTTTGACCTTTCGCCCATTCCCAAGGGAGCGACGATCACCCGGGCGAGGCTGCAGGTCTATGCCATTGGCTGGAGCGGGCAAGACACCACCCTGGGCACCTACGTCATTTCCCGCACGGTCAACTTGTGCGAGGCAACGTGGGAGGAATCAAGTGCCGGCCGGCCCTGGGGCGCTCCAGGCTGCTCAGATACCTGGTCTGATCGGGAGCAGCTCCTCACCGCCGCAGTCAGAACCAGCGGCGTGAGCCGCTGGTATGATATGGATATCACCAGGGCGGTGAGGAAGTGGGTTTCCGGCGAGGTGGACAACAACGGTTTGCTGCTGGTGACGAGCTATCCTTCCTTCGTCGGTACGCTGCGCCTGGCTAGTTCTCAATACGGCAACACCGCTCTGCGGCCCAGACTGGTTGTGTCCTACGTGACAGGCGTTCCGACGCCAACGCCGCGCGCGGAGCCGAATCTCGTGATCGGACACATCACCGACGTGCATATCGGACGCAACGACGCCTGCACCGTGCAACTGCAAAGCGTTACTGGTCTCATTAGCCAGCAGGCCGATGTGCTTATTGATACAGGCGACTGCACCGAGAATGGCTCAGAAGCGGAGACATTGGCCTACCGCGAGCACATGCAGGCCAACATGACCATCCCCTGGCTGGTAACGCCGGGAAACCACGACACCCCCGATACATTCCAGAGGTACGTTGGACCGCTGAACTGGTGGCGGGACGCAGGTGGCTATCGCCTGATTGGCATTGACAGCGAAGCTATCAACCGCTATCCATACGACCCCGGGGCGATGAACGCGCTGGATGCCGCGCTTACACTGGACAAGCCCTGCATCGTCTTTGGCCATTTTCCTCTCGATTCGGATGGGTACAGCCCCGAGACCAGTCGGAGGCTCAGGGACCGCTTTGCTGCCTATCGGGTGGTGTTGTATGTGGCGGGGCACTGGCACACCAACTCGTTCACTATTGATCCCAGCACGGGAACCAGGTTGCTGGTAGGCCACTGGGCCTGCGGTGGACACTACCGGCTGATTCGTCTGGTGGGCAACACTGTGCAAGTTGAGCTGTACCAGTTGGGAGGGGTCGGCCTCGAAGCCTGTGGCGTATCTGAGGACGGGGAAAACACGTCTTGGATAGTGAGGACGGAGAACCAGCTTGCTCTGGCGGACCTCCCCTGA
- the ysdC_3 gene encoding putative aminopeptidase YsdC, translated as MLLKELSEAVGVSGGEGAVRQLVLDAIKANIDEHRVDALGNLITLKKGRGGQKRKVMVAAHMDEIGLMIVRIEKEGSLRFRPVGGIDDRVLLAKKVLIGDKKVPGVIGSKPVHLLDPRQRQQVVKVEDMSIDIGASSQEEAGKLVKVGDYASFDVPYRDLGGELRAVTGKAFDDRAGCAVLIELLKGSYPFDLYAVFTTQEEVGLRGARVAAYSVAPDAAFVLEGTICDDMPKQKDVSPTTVVGQGPAITLMDRSVISDQRLVDLLVRTAEANKIPYQFKQPGIGATDAGAIHLSREGVPSVVVAVPSRYIHSPVCLLSLNDLENTVQLMQRSLAGLDKVDLSR; from the coding sequence TTGTTGCTGAAAGAACTCTCCGAAGCGGTGGGTGTCTCCGGTGGCGAAGGTGCTGTGCGCCAGCTCGTCCTCGATGCCATCAAGGCGAACATCGATGAGCACCGGGTCGACGCTCTAGGCAACCTCATCACCCTCAAGAAGGGCAGAGGGGGCCAGAAGCGCAAGGTGATGGTCGCTGCCCATATGGACGAAATCGGGCTGATGATCGTCCGCATTGAGAAAGAGGGCTCGCTGCGCTTCCGCCCGGTGGGCGGCATCGACGACCGCGTTCTCCTGGCCAAGAAGGTGCTCATCGGTGACAAGAAAGTGCCCGGCGTCATTGGCTCCAAGCCGGTGCATTTGCTCGACCCGCGCCAGCGTCAGCAGGTGGTCAAGGTAGAGGATATGAGCATCGACATCGGGGCTTCGAGCCAGGAAGAAGCGGGCAAGCTGGTCAAGGTGGGCGACTATGCCAGCTTTGATGTGCCCTACCGCGACCTCGGTGGCGAGCTGCGAGCGGTGACGGGCAAGGCCTTTGACGACCGGGCCGGCTGCGCGGTGCTGATCGAACTGCTCAAGGGCAGCTATCCCTTTGATCTCTACGCCGTGTTCACGACCCAGGAAGAGGTTGGGCTGAGGGGAGCCAGAGTGGCGGCCTACTCAGTGGCTCCGGACGCGGCCTTTGTACTGGAGGGTACCATCTGCGATGACATGCCCAAGCAGAAGGACGTAAGCCCGACTACCGTGGTCGGCCAAGGGCCGGCAATCACGCTGATGGACCGCTCGGTCATCTCTGACCAGAGGCTGGTTGACTTGCTGGTCCGCACGGCGGAAGCGAACAAGATCCCGTACCAATTCAAGCAGCCTGGCATCGGTGCAACCGACGCCGGAGCGATCCATCTGTCGCGGGAAGGGGTTCCATCGGTGGTGGTAGCCGTGCCATCGCGTTACATTCACTCGCCAGTCTGCCTGCTCAGCCTCAACGACCTGGAGAACACGGTGCAGTTGATGCAGCGTTCCCTGGCCGGGCTTGACAAGGTAGACCTGAGTCGCTGA
- a CDS encoding Disaggregatase related repeat protein, with amino-acid sequence MKDKLTTNHRVALWRRVAILGLALLLLLSLIASATGQAGAAAAAAPTTLVFQDNVSPDAAYQGVADTYLSLYEPNTAYGTAATMRINPNVGGRERGLIKFDISRIPTNATVLDATMHLYAWYWSQPFSLNITAYRVKTHWNEFTATWNRATASEFWNAPGCGDPTFDYDGSSGVTRVVGNNRDFFEWNLTSMVQQWVSSPTSNEGVVLIADGLSVQYQFRPSEISSYSVRPYLVVTYIAEVQTPTPTRTATRSATPTRTSSPTATATSQYSPTPTRTATVTPTATRVPTSTPIPPPERRLFQQGRFPTEEYQGASDTYISLYRPDANWGSQDTLLINGRNGGSERALLRFDLADDIPTGAHVLSAKLSLYAWSRRTLFGMRVAAYPVVRGWGEHSATWNQASEHNPWDVAGCAGIGGDRLEDWVTSRFVYFTNRFYEWDLTPLVQRWVDNPGANDGVLLFGLGVDQELRFRSAEWIVADQRPFLAVTFVAP; translated from the coding sequence ATGAAAGACAAGCTCACAACGAATCACCGTGTGGCTCTGTGGAGGCGTGTTGCGATACTCGGTCTGGCTCTGCTCCTGCTGCTCTCGTTGATTGCCAGCGCCACCGGACAGGCAGGGGCAGCCGCAGCGGCCGCGCCGACGACCCTGGTGTTTCAGGACAACGTCTCACCTGATGCAGCCTACCAGGGTGTTGCGGATACCTATCTGTCGCTGTACGAACCGAACACCGCCTACGGAACGGCCGCCACCATGCGTATCAATCCAAACGTGGGCGGACGCGAGCGAGGGCTGATCAAGTTCGACATCTCCAGGATTCCCACCAACGCCACCGTGCTGGACGCGACGATGCACCTCTACGCCTGGTATTGGAGCCAGCCCTTTTCGCTGAACATCACTGCCTACCGGGTCAAGACCCACTGGAACGAATTCACTGCTACCTGGAACAGGGCAACCGCGAGCGAGTTCTGGAACGCCCCCGGTTGTGGTGACCCAACCTTTGATTACGATGGGTCGTCCGGCGTGACCAGAGTGGTGGGGAACAACCGTGATTTCTTTGAGTGGAACCTGACGAGTATGGTGCAGCAGTGGGTGAGCAGTCCGACGTCGAACGAGGGTGTGGTGCTGATCGCCGATGGGCTCAGCGTACAATACCAGTTCCGTCCGTCTGAGATCAGCTCCTACTCAGTCCGGCCCTACCTCGTAGTAACGTACATCGCCGAGGTGCAGACCCCCACTCCCACGCGGACTGCTACGCGCAGTGCAACGCCGACTCGGACCTCCAGCCCCACCGCGACGGCCACGTCGCAGTACTCGCCTACCCCCACTCGCACCGCCACTGTGACGCCCACAGCGACACGGGTGCCGACATCGACCCCCATTCCGCCTCCCGAGCGGCGCCTCTTCCAGCAGGGCCGGTTCCCGACAGAAGAGTACCAGGGAGCGAGTGACACTTACATCAGCCTATATCGACCCGACGCGAATTGGGGCAGCCAGGATACCCTGCTGATCAATGGCCGCAATGGCGGTTCGGAACGCGCGTTGCTGCGATTCGACCTGGCAGACGACATACCGACAGGGGCGCATGTTCTGAGCGCCAAGCTGTCGCTCTATGCCTGGTCGCGGCGAACGCTGTTTGGCATGCGCGTGGCCGCCTACCCTGTGGTGCGCGGCTGGGGCGAGCATTCCGCCACGTGGAATCAGGCCAGCGAGCACAATCCCTGGGACGTAGCCGGCTGCGCTGGCATTGGCGGCGACAGGCTGGAGGACTGGGTAACCTCGCGCTTTGTGTACTTTACCAACCGCTTCTACGAATGGGATCTGACCCCGTTGGTGCAGCGCTGGGTCGATAACCCCGGGGCCAACGACGGGGTGCTCCTCTTTGGCCTCGGAGTGGACCAGGAGCTGCGCTTCCGCTCGGCGGAGTGGATCGTGGCGGACCAAAGGCCGTTCCTGGCGGTGACTTTCGTCGCACCTTGA
- the tgpA gene encoding Protein-glutamine gamma-glutamyltransferase: MTRKWRIEEGWATLLLLTAMLLSVVWAVRAAEWTDGLGILQWVALMALLVSLVVTQLRRFPALLAWPLLLVAGVLWIVLMLSLVFRTPLVPEGLVAPSAALALRVRVMLQQMWLWVLAPAEVETWLSNFMFISLLSALTWLLTIWSTWALLRWHWVWGAIIPAGAACLVNIYYGPPRLLIYLVVYLLSALLLVVRMHVYLRQRFWRMQSINYNLDVDLEFLRDGLIVSSLVLALAWTLPVAARSPGLASFWARFQDPWNQVQERWNRIFTSLNYQGSSTLVQFGKAMTLGGAVNLGNTPVMEVECVEPSYWQAVSYDHYTGSGWVNSDQVQLTLQPAGQAIWRTADGQEATGPGVVVSSRVGKIKVVEPPATLALPFDAQRLMTYTVHMVESGENLLFVPGQILAVSQPSTVLVAGQGIAGGLSDLDVSMVQSNGVLRHAQSYSGVALVSTATAAQLRNAGSSYPRDIRERYLTLPRTLPERVRTLAREITAGATNPYDRALAIQTYLRGIQYDQYIAAPPAGSDVVDWFLFENRRGYCDYYASAMAILCRAIGIPARVAQGYSPGEFDSAVRRYIVRQLDAHAWPLVYFPDYGWIKFEPTASEPTPGLADNQQGSSPGSVVPLPGTTNDRSEDRYGPDEAAGTPDGAREVALVSGETLYRRLLGYALALAGVLLAGIFIAALWWCWQLRGLSLAARAYEQMRRLSSLAGARHQLCQTPAEFGESLGSLMHRYQDDIRFVVSRYIQQRFSRAGLSEDENRELAVRWQRLRWRVWAQALTPRFRSRRRSQVWISPSSLRPPTSPG, from the coding sequence ATGACGCGCAAGTGGAGAATTGAAGAGGGTTGGGCCACCCTGCTTCTCCTCACAGCGATGCTCTTGTCCGTGGTCTGGGCGGTCCGCGCCGCCGAGTGGACCGACGGCCTGGGCATCCTGCAATGGGTCGCGCTGATGGCACTGTTGGTCAGCCTGGTCGTGACTCAGTTGCGTCGCTTCCCTGCGCTGCTCGCCTGGCCGCTGCTGCTCGTCGCGGGGGTGCTCTGGATCGTGCTGATGCTGAGCCTGGTTTTTCGAACGCCGCTTGTCCCGGAAGGGCTCGTGGCTCCGTCGGCCGCCCTGGCTCTGCGCGTGCGCGTGATGCTGCAACAGATGTGGCTCTGGGTGCTTGCTCCCGCCGAGGTAGAGACCTGGCTCTCCAACTTTATGTTCATCTCGCTCCTGTCGGCCCTCACCTGGCTGCTCACCATCTGGAGCACCTGGGCGCTGTTGCGATGGCACTGGGTGTGGGGCGCCATCATCCCCGCCGGCGCTGCCTGTCTGGTCAACATCTACTACGGCCCCCCGCGCTTGCTCATCTACCTGGTGGTCTACCTGCTTAGCGCTCTGCTCCTGGTGGTGCGCATGCACGTCTACCTCCGGCAGCGCTTTTGGCGCATGCAGTCCATCAACTATAACCTCGACGTTGACCTCGAGTTCCTCCGCGATGGGTTGATCGTTTCGTCTCTGGTGCTAGCCCTCGCCTGGACCTTGCCCGTGGCAGCAAGAAGCCCGGGCCTGGCCAGCTTCTGGGCCAGGTTTCAGGATCCCTGGAATCAGGTGCAAGAGCGGTGGAATCGCATCTTTACCTCACTCAACTACCAGGGCTCTTCAACGCTGGTGCAGTTTGGCAAGGCAATGACCCTGGGCGGAGCGGTGAACCTGGGCAACACACCGGTGATGGAAGTGGAGTGCGTCGAACCCTCATACTGGCAGGCGGTCTCTTATGACCACTATACCGGCTCCGGCTGGGTCAACTCGGACCAGGTTCAGTTGACTCTCCAACCGGCGGGGCAGGCCATCTGGCGCACCGCTGACGGTCAGGAGGCAACTGGCCCAGGGGTGGTCGTTTCCAGCCGCGTGGGAAAGATCAAGGTGGTCGAACCACCGGCGACCCTTGCCTTGCCCTTTGACGCCCAGCGACTGATGACCTACACCGTCCATATGGTCGAGTCCGGAGAGAACTTGCTCTTTGTTCCTGGCCAGATCCTTGCCGTGAGTCAGCCGTCAACTGTTCTTGTGGCCGGCCAGGGTATTGCCGGGGGTTTGTCTGACCTCGATGTGTCAATGGTCCAGAGCAACGGGGTTCTCCGGCACGCTCAGAGCTACAGTGGCGTCGCCCTGGTATCCACTGCCACCGCTGCACAGTTGAGGAATGCCGGCAGCTCCTACCCCCGTGACATTCGTGAGCGCTATCTGACGCTTCCTCGCACTCTGCCGGAACGCGTGAGAACCCTGGCGCGCGAGATTACTGCCGGCGCGACCAATCCCTACGACCGCGCCCTGGCCATTCAGACCTACCTCCGCGGCATTCAGTACGACCAGTACATCGCTGCACCGCCGGCGGGCAGCGACGTGGTCGACTGGTTCCTGTTCGAGAACCGTCGTGGTTACTGCGACTATTACGCTTCGGCTATGGCAATTCTGTGTCGGGCGATTGGCATACCGGCCAGGGTCGCCCAGGGTTACTCTCCTGGCGAGTTCGACAGCGCCGTGCGTCGGTATATCGTGCGGCAGCTCGATGCGCACGCCTGGCCTCTGGTGTACTTTCCTGACTATGGCTGGATCAAGTTCGAACCTACGGCTTCGGAGCCCACGCCAGGACTGGCTGATAATCAGCAGGGCAGCTCGCCCGGGTCGGTTGTGCCCTTGCCTGGTACCACGAACGACCGCAGCGAAGACCGGTACGGTCCGGACGAAGCCGCTGGCACGCCGGACGGTGCCAGAGAGGTTGCGCTGGTATCAGGCGAAACACTCTACCGACGCCTGCTTGGCTACGCTCTCGCCCTGGCCGGGGTCCTGCTTGCCGGCATCTTCATTGCCGCCTTGTGGTGGTGTTGGCAGCTCCGCGGCTTGAGCCTGGCTGCCAGAGCCTACGAGCAGATGAGGCGCCTGTCGAGCCTGGCTGGCGCCCGCCACCAGCTCTGCCAGACGCCCGCCGAGTTTGGCGAGTCGCTGGGCAGTCTGATGCATCGCTATCAGGACGACATTCGCTTTGTCGTCAGTAGATACATCCAGCAGCGCTTTAGCAGAGCAGGTCTTTCTGAGGACGAGAACCGGGAGCTGGCCGTGCGCTGGCAGCGGCTGCGCTGGCGTGTCTGGGCTCAGGCGCTGACACCGCGCTTTAGATCCCGCCGGCGCTCACAGGTGTGGATTTCGCCCAGCTCACTCCGGCCGCCGACATCGCCTGGCTGA